The nucleotide window ATTCTCAGTTTCTGCCTGGCAGATGCTGGAAATGCATTTCTTGTTCCTTCACCGTATTACCCAGGGTGACTTGCttgttccaccaaaaacttgtctCCATGTTTCATACTGAGACATTTTTACAATTTTAGTATTTTGACGTACAGGTACGACAGGAATATAAGATGGCGAGCTGGCATAGAGTTGATACCTGTTCCATGTCGAAGCACTGACAACTTTGGTTTAAGTATTCCTGCACTCGAAAGAGCATACAATCAGGCAAAAATGCGAGGTGTCAAAGTGCGAGCTGTTCTTTTCTCAAACCCCTCCAACCCTGTGGGCAATCTTCTGCACAGGGAAACATTACGAGACCTTCTTGACTTTGTTACGGAGAAGGGCATTCATGTCATTGCTGATGAAGTGTTCGCAGGGTCAACCCATGGTACTGAGGATTTTGTGAGCATGGCGGAAGTTTTAAACACAGATGAGTTTGATAGAAGCAGGGTTCACATAGTATATGGCTTGTCAAAAGATCTCTCCGTCCCAGGCTTTCGGATCGGTCTCATCTACTCTTTTAACGAACATGTCATTGCGGCTGCCTCGAAGCTGGCAAGGTTCTCCTCTGTTTCTGTTCCAACCCAGCACTTGCTCATCTCGATGCTTAATGACACTAAGTTCATCACACAATATATCAAGACGAACAGAGAGAGACTCCGAGTAATGTATGCATTGTTAGTGAATGGCCTTAAACAGTTGGGTGTTGAGAGTGTCAAAAGCAGTGGTGGTTTTTACTGTTGGACGGATATGAGCAAATTTATGAAATCATACAGTGAGAAAGGGGAGCTTGAGCTATGGAAGGAGATGCTTAATGTGGCTAAGATTCATTTAACACCTGGAACGGCATGCCATTGCATTGAACCTGGATGGTTTCGTTTATGCTTCACAACATTGACTGAGAAGGATGTGCCTGTAGTTTTGGAACGCATCAAGAGAGTTGTTGATAACCATTGAGTCTACTAAAGCAGAAAGGTAGAGGTCTTTGGTACAAAGATGTTCATAAGGCTGGAAAGTCGATCACATCCAGTCTCTTTCAGTAGTCTCGTATCCTCTCCAGGGTTGTCATCAATTTTGGTAGTGTAGGCTTCGCTTCATGCTTCTCTTCTCCTTGCTGATGTAACTACATCAAGGTGCACCACTACTCGTGCAGAGACCTCTTGGTGAAGAGATTTCTTTTCACTTACCAGCTGCTAATATATGCTCTCATCTTGTTACCATTTGCAATGAACGGAAAGCATGTAAGCACCCTCTTCTTTAGGTAATCCTGTGATGGACAAATTGGTTTAGAATGTGAGTATAATTTCCATATCTTTCATTACTTGTCTATTATGTCAGTAATGTGGAAGTAAAGAAGAGGTTTTTAATCTGATGCTTGTAATGGTAGACAGGTTTATTAGCCTACACGCAATGGATCATTTTGGCAAGTTAAT belongs to Musa acuminata AAA Group cultivar baxijiao chromosome BXJ3-5, Cavendish_Baxijiao_AAA, whole genome shotgun sequence and includes:
- the LOC135638751 gene encoding 1-aminocyclopropane-1-carboxylate synthase 6-like isoform X1; this translates as MSPTPSKKSADAAAAAATATQARSSATGLGGGGGGAGMRLIVPLQGVVQGRGGLVLGTLIPCALFYFLQFYLRRNRSPPPTSPQPPAANGPDLPGIVRSSSRNFLSARGSSGHAAVSSRAASIARSGDSPYFVGTKKCSEDPYHPVDNPDGVIQLGLAENRLSLDLIGDWLARNVTDTLLDERQGGLSISGLATYQPFDGLVELKMAVVEFMGQVMQGSVSFDPSQIIMTAGATPAIEILSFCLADAGNAFLVPSPYYPGYDRNIRWRAGIELIPVPCRSTDNFGLSIPALERAYNQAKMRGVKVRAVLFSNPSNPVGNLLHRETLRDLLDFVTEKGIHVIADEVFAGSTHGTEDFVSMAEVLNTDEFDRSRVHIVYGLSKDLSVPGFRIGLIYSFNEHVIAAASKLARFSSVSVPTQHLLISMLNDTKFITQYIKTNRERLRVMYALLVNGLKQLGVESVKSSGGFYCWTDMSKFMKSYSEKGELELWKEMLNVAKIHLTPGTACHCIEPGWFRLCFTTLTEKDVPVVLERIKRVVDNH
- the LOC135638751 gene encoding 1-aminocyclopropane-1-carboxylate synthase 6-like isoform X2, translated to MAVVEFMGQVMQGSVSFDPSQIIMTAGATPAIEILSFCLADAGNAFLVPSPYYPGYDRNIRWRAGIELIPVPCRSTDNFGLSIPALERAYNQAKMRGVKVRAVLFSNPSNPVGNLLHRETLRDLLDFVTEKGIHVIADEVFAGSTHGTEDFVSMAEVLNTDEFDRSRVHIVYGLSKDLSVPGFRIGLIYSFNEHVIAAASKLARFSSVSVPTQHLLISMLNDTKFITQYIKTNRERLRVMYALLVNGLKQLGVESVKSSGGFYCWTDMSKFMKSYSEKGELELWKEMLNVAKIHLTPGTACHCIEPGWFRLCFTTLTEKDVPVVLERIKRVVDNH